A genome region from Penaeus monodon isolate SGIC_2016 chromosome 14, NSTDA_Pmon_1, whole genome shotgun sequence includes the following:
- the LOC119580707 gene encoding uncharacterized protein LOC119580707 → MSRLASIRLTSTDSDSTSLSGYRNSTTSQDLADSDIILSPLSPRSPKSPFSPKSPASPLSPRSPRNSRPCSPCPLASPVRGGNLAYLASRRSSRDSETGELPPLSYARYKQRRRSNFLELPIPDHYRPRVCSLPEKPYNPRDAEELYRLRSFSITSKGVVNRGDSIISKKSRSNTSVCSTNSSLHLALIDGELQGVN, encoded by the exons atgtCTCGTCTGGCTAGCATCCGCCTCACCTCCACCGACAGCGACTCCACCTCCCTCAGCGGCTACCGGAACTCCACCACGTCTCAGGACCTGGCGGACTCTGACATCATCCTGTCTCCTCTTAGTCCGCGAAGCCCCAAGAGTCCTTTCAGCCCCAAGAGTCCTGCCAGTCCTCTCAGTCCTCGGTCTCCCAGGAACTCCAGACCCTGCTCACCGTGTCCGCTGGCGAG CCCGGTTCGAGGCGGTAATCTGGCCTACCTGGCGTCACGAAGGTCGTCCAGAGATAGCGAAACTGGGGAACTTCCGCCCTTAAGCTACGCTAGGTATAAGCAGCGCCGTCGGTCCAACTTCTTAGAATTGCCAA TCCCGGACCACTACCGCCCCCGCGTGTGCTCGCTGCCGGAGAAGCCGTACAACCCGAGGGACGCCGAGGAGCTCTACCGCCTGAGGTCCTTCTCCATCACCTCCAAGGGCGTCGTCAACCGAGGCGACTCCATCATCTCGAAGAAATCCCGATCTAACACCTCCGTCTGCTCCACGAACTCGAG TTTACATCTTGCTTTAATTGATGGAGAGCTGCAGGGTGTAAATTAG